A section of the Hyalangium minutum genome encodes:
- a CDS encoding MDR family MFS transporter: MSSPSTVTLRHKLVEQLRVTVGGLPSTYWVLWVGTLVNRLGGFVVPFLAIYLTRERGLTEERAGFVVALFGAGSMLSSLVGGMLADRFGRRIALVLGLWLASGGMLFLGFSEQLLWLRIAAFTAGLLGDLYRPAVSAAVADVVAPNDRVRAYGLLYWVVNVGFAIALPLGGFVAQGGFLLLFVGDALTTFIYGCVVWFKVPETSPQFTPSRSLLPSAVPFKDKTFLAFWVPNFMVALIFFQGHTALALDLIARGLRTTEYGTIMAVNGVLIVLLQPIMARLVTRWRRSSVLAAGAVFTGLGFGLHALSATVPLAMLAVAVWTVGEILGATVSSSVVADLASPQLRGSYQGVFSMSWGVASCLAPALGGTVLGRFGSTTLWGGCLLTGLLAGAWNLAAADARRRHLEQLRLQHGGVSANVD; the protein is encoded by the coding sequence ATGTCCTCCCCTTCCACCGTGACGCTCCGCCACAAGCTCGTGGAGCAGCTGCGTGTCACCGTCGGCGGGTTGCCCTCCACCTATTGGGTCTTGTGGGTGGGCACCCTGGTGAACCGGCTGGGCGGCTTCGTCGTGCCCTTTCTGGCGATCTACCTGACGCGCGAGCGGGGCCTCACGGAGGAGCGGGCTGGCTTTGTCGTGGCGCTGTTCGGCGCGGGCTCGATGCTGTCCTCCTTGGTGGGCGGGATGCTCGCGGACCGGTTCGGGCGCCGCATCGCGCTGGTGCTGGGGCTCTGGCTGGCCTCGGGAGGAATGCTCTTCCTGGGCTTCTCCGAGCAGCTCCTGTGGCTGCGCATCGCCGCCTTCACCGCCGGACTCCTGGGAGATCTCTACCGGCCCGCTGTATCCGCAGCCGTCGCGGACGTGGTGGCCCCCAATGATCGGGTTCGCGCCTATGGCCTGCTGTACTGGGTGGTGAACGTGGGCTTCGCCATCGCCCTGCCGCTAGGAGGCTTCGTGGCCCAGGGCGGCTTCCTGCTGCTCTTCGTGGGGGATGCGCTCACCACCTTCATCTACGGCTGCGTCGTCTGGTTCAAGGTCCCGGAGACCAGTCCCCAGTTCACCCCCTCGCGCTCGCTGCTGCCTTCGGCCGTCCCCTTCAAGGACAAGACCTTCCTGGCCTTCTGGGTGCCCAACTTCATGGTGGCGCTGATCTTCTTCCAGGGCCACACGGCGCTCGCCTTGGACCTGATCGCCCGCGGACTGCGGACGACGGAGTACGGGACGATCATGGCCGTCAACGGGGTGCTGATCGTCCTGCTGCAGCCCATTATGGCGCGCCTCGTCACCCGGTGGCGCCGCTCCTCCGTGCTCGCGGCGGGTGCGGTGTTCACCGGGCTGGGCTTCGGGCTGCACGCGCTGTCCGCCACCGTTCCGCTGGCCATGCTCGCCGTGGCCGTGTGGACGGTGGGGGAGATCCTCGGCGCGACCGTCTCCTCCTCGGTGGTGGCGGATCTCGCCTCGCCTCAGCTGCGCGGCAGCTACCAGGGCGTCTTTTCCATGAGTTGGGGAGTGGCCTCCTGCCTCGCGCCAGCGCTGGGCGGGACGGTGCTGGGCCGTTTTGGCTCCACCACCCTCTGGGGGGGCTGTCTGCTGACGGGCCTGCTCGCGGGCGCGTGGAACCTGGCTGCGGCTGACGCCCGGCGCCGTCACCTGGAGCAGCTCCGCCTCCAGCACGGTGGCGTGAGCGCGAACGTGGACTGA
- a CDS encoding DsbA family oxidoreductase, which translates to MATLIRLYSDFVCPFCFIAEQSSLARLQTEYDVELDWRGFELNPRTPRGGVDMEQLFPGRAAGMRAHAAQVAQRFGVTGIRLPLRLNNTRRALALAEWARTHGKLLEFRDAAMEAYWRQGADLEDPQVLTRLAEQVGLPAEQASAAMDAPEYQSRVDELQAEGRAAGVSGIPTFFIGNVRVVGCQPYEVFVEAARQAGARRRS; encoded by the coding sequence ATGGCCACACTCATCCGGCTGTATTCGGACTTCGTTTGCCCCTTCTGCTTCATCGCGGAGCAGAGCAGCCTGGCCAGGCTGCAGACAGAGTACGACGTAGAGCTGGATTGGCGGGGTTTCGAGCTCAACCCGCGGACACCTCGGGGGGGTGTCGACATGGAACAGCTCTTTCCGGGCCGCGCTGCGGGCATGCGAGCCCATGCGGCGCAAGTCGCCCAGCGCTTTGGCGTGACCGGCATCCGGCTGCCCCTGCGGCTGAACAACACCCGGCGGGCGCTCGCGCTGGCCGAGTGGGCACGAACCCACGGCAAGCTGCTGGAGTTCCGCGATGCGGCCATGGAGGCGTACTGGCGGCAAGGCGCGGACCTCGAAGACCCGCAGGTGCTGACGCGGCTGGCCGAGCAGGTAGGCCTGCCCGCCGAGCAGGCGAGCGCCGCCATGGATGCGCCTGAGTATCAGTCGCGGGTGGATGAACTGCAGGCCGAGGGCCGCGCTGCGGGAGTGAGCGGCATCCCCACCTTCTTCATCGGGAACGTCCGAGTGGTGGGCTGCCAGCCGTACGAGGTGTTCGTGGAGGCGGCGCGGCAAGCGGGAGCCAGGCGCCGATCCTGA
- a CDS encoding GNAT family N-acetyltransferase: protein MLQIPADTGLTVRRLDEKDAAALQALCDACADYHVLIEGQPAGPDEASHQLKELPPGKLLADKFFFGLFTPRPRLVGALDLLRDFREPGEWYLGLLLFEPGVRGKGLGERVLRAAEDWARSQGAWRMRLACAEQNEGGRRFWERQGYREDKRFPPRLRGARETVFVELTRKLA, encoded by the coding sequence GTGCTGCAAATCCCCGCGGATACCGGCCTGACAGTGCGCCGGCTCGATGAGAAGGACGCGGCGGCCCTCCAGGCGCTGTGCGACGCGTGCGCGGACTACCACGTGCTCATTGAAGGCCAGCCAGCCGGTCCGGATGAAGCCAGCCACCAACTGAAGGAGCTACCGCCGGGCAAGTTGCTCGCGGACAAGTTCTTCTTCGGCCTCTTCACGCCTCGCCCGAGGCTGGTGGGCGCGTTGGATCTGCTGCGGGACTTCCGAGAGCCGGGCGAGTGGTACCTGGGGCTGTTGCTCTTCGAGCCGGGCGTGCGCGGAAAGGGGCTGGGCGAGCGCGTGCTGCGAGCGGCGGAGGACTGGGCGCGTTCGCAGGGGGCGTGGCGGATGCGGCTGGCCTGCGCGGAGCAGAACGAGGGCGGGCGACGCTTCTGGGAGCGCCAGGGCTACCGTGAGGACAAGCGCTTCCCGCCGAGGCTCCGAGGTGCGAGGGAGACGGTGTTCGTGGAGCTCACGCGCAAGCTGGCGTGA
- a CDS encoding AEC family transporter codes for MMAVISLLGVCLVLGVLARRTDRFPPQTVPVLNSFIIAVALPALVLRVVHKLEFHAALLAAAASPWVVFVVAVALFRGVGARVGLKRESIAALVLTGGLSNTAFVGLPMAEALLGREGLAVAVVVDQLGTFLVLATLATLFAARASAGEGEALRPAALMRKVVTFPPFIALVLALVLRPLHFPEWVDTVLERLGSTLTPLALFSVGFQLQLRGLRARAGGLALGLVFKLVLAPALVVLALWALPVEPIVRKATLMQNAMAPMVSGAILASEHKLDPELAALMVGFGIPLSFLTVLIWMQWV; via the coding sequence ATGATGGCGGTCATCAGCTTGCTGGGCGTGTGCCTGGTGCTCGGAGTGCTCGCGCGTCGCACAGACCGTTTTCCACCGCAGACGGTCCCGGTGCTCAACTCGTTCATCATCGCGGTCGCCTTGCCTGCGCTCGTACTGCGCGTGGTGCACAAGTTGGAGTTCCATGCCGCCCTGCTGGCGGCCGCCGCTTCGCCGTGGGTCGTCTTCGTGGTGGCGGTCGCGCTGTTCCGCGGCGTGGGGGCTCGTGTGGGGCTGAAGCGGGAGTCCATCGCCGCGCTCGTGCTTACGGGGGGCCTGAGCAACACCGCCTTCGTGGGCTTGCCCATGGCCGAGGCGCTGCTGGGACGCGAGGGGCTCGCGGTGGCGGTGGTGGTGGATCAGCTCGGGACCTTCCTCGTGCTGGCCACGCTCGCGACGCTCTTCGCCGCGCGGGCCTCCGCGGGAGAGGGCGAGGCCCTTCGCCCCGCCGCGCTCATGCGCAAGGTGGTGACGTTCCCACCGTTCATCGCGCTCGTCCTGGCGTTGGTGCTGCGGCCGCTGCACTTCCCGGAGTGGGTGGACACGGTGCTGGAGCGGCTGGGGTCGACGCTCACGCCGCTCGCGCTCTTCTCCGTGGGGTTTCAGCTCCAGCTCCGAGGCTTGAGGGCCAGGGCCGGTGGGTTGGCCCTGGGATTGGTCTTCAAGCTGGTGCTGGCGCCGGCGCTGGTGGTGCTCGCGCTATGGGCCCTGCCGGTGGAGCCCATCGTCCGCAAGGCCACCCTCATGCAGAACGCCATGGCCCCCATGGTCAGCGGTGCCATCCTGGCCTCCGAGCACAAGCTGGATCCAGAACTCGCCGCGCTCATGGTGGGCTTCGGCATCCCCCTGAGCTTCCTCACCGTGCTGATATGGATGCAGTGGGTGTGA
- a CDS encoding LysR family transcriptional regulator, whose protein sequence is MPHWDDLRYFLAIAREGSLASAGRALRVDATTVGRRLSVLEEGLGARLFDRMPAGFVLTEAGRNIRSAVEEMEAAVLAVERKASGDDTRLEGVVRVTMTEAFAVSTLLPRFAPFRERHPGIEVQFLTDYGALDLVRREADIAVRLTRPKEDTLVARKVGEIAIAPYAAERYLTRKGQPDPASGFAGHEVIGYADAASKWPEARWVGEVGASARVAVRCNSLLSVVAAAAAGVGIGLMPCFMGDRDPELRRLMPPVSSLRRDIWLVVHRDLQHNARVRAVLHFLDELIQRERPLIAGEGLVSPTSEPVAPSRPPAVARKPRARSV, encoded by the coding sequence ATGCCGCATTGGGATGACCTTCGCTACTTCCTGGCCATCGCCCGGGAGGGTTCACTCGCCTCGGCGGGACGGGCGCTCCGGGTGGATGCCACCACCGTAGGACGGAGGCTCAGCGTGCTCGAGGAGGGGCTGGGGGCGCGGCTCTTCGACCGGATGCCCGCGGGCTTCGTGCTCACGGAGGCCGGGCGCAACATCCGCTCCGCCGTAGAGGAGATGGAGGCCGCCGTGCTCGCCGTGGAGCGCAAGGCCAGTGGGGATGACACCCGCTTGGAGGGCGTGGTGCGCGTCACCATGACCGAGGCCTTCGCCGTGAGCACGTTGCTGCCCCGCTTCGCCCCTTTTCGCGAGCGCCACCCTGGCATCGAGGTGCAGTTCCTCACCGACTACGGCGCCCTGGACCTCGTCCGGCGCGAGGCGGACATCGCCGTGCGCCTCACCCGTCCCAAGGAAGACACACTGGTGGCTCGCAAGGTGGGGGAGATCGCCATCGCCCCCTATGCCGCCGAGCGCTACCTGACTCGCAAGGGGCAGCCAGATCCAGCGTCCGGCTTCGCCGGGCACGAGGTCATCGGCTACGCGGATGCGGCCTCGAAGTGGCCCGAGGCGCGGTGGGTGGGGGAGGTGGGGGCCTCGGCTCGGGTGGCGGTGCGCTGCAACTCGCTGCTGTCGGTGGTGGCGGCTGCCGCGGCGGGTGTGGGGATTGGGCTGATGCCGTGTTTCATGGGCGACAGGGATCCGGAGCTGCGCCGGCTGATGCCCCCCGTTTCTTCCCTGCGGCGCGATATCTGGCTGGTGGTTCACCGCGACTTGCAGCACAACGCGCGTGTGCGTGCCGTGCTTCACTTCCTTGACGAGCTCATCCAGCGTGAGCGCCCGCTCATCGCGGGAGAGGGGCTTGTCTCGCCCACGTCCGAGCCCGTGGCGCCCTCCCGGCCCCCTGCGGTGGCACGCAAGCCGAGGGCTCGCTCCGTATGA
- a CDS encoding VIT domain-containing protein, with amino-acid sequence MHLTRASALLLSTWLLLSGCTRSTPGEPKPPTPPSQPASPAATASKEEVERFKKAGLAAPEAVLAAADTGAVDLAELRDSVADPQVITEEQVAKLEEAARPRPAPAEHEAPGEPMAERSAPAEDGVEGGVVGGVVGGVVGGVLGGAVAPAPSAPPPPPPPRASAPAGARMAPARNATSGELFGMSSGGGNAPEPAKKAKGGKEDTLPTPVLPKVEAAPRTAKVLVTNESGRYAPLKLRAVRVVTYIQGSRARTVVDHLFENDTARSLEGTFFYPLPGGATVAGFALYSGSVAVDSPSLFQSSELLPSLGDSSGKEEELASAAPPSPAGAKRSWGERQEARVVEQKRAREVYEDVVRRNVDPALLEWAGASTFSARVFPLPPKSLKRVVIAYEQTLLFDGQRLRYTWPLPPGAGQGVQVSARVHVDPRQVGEVSVQPTPAGKPRTLGPWQAHDLPKLQGDGTLAVALAPRNADADVLVGKDAAGLPGQAFYARVRLPEKLTSGEGGPPTGRAVLVVDTSLSADDGNAWALQAATLRALLEKDDSLKEYAVLLFDVRPRWLHSPGWRPNDVEHRQQTFSELENIFLEGASHVDGMLEELDHAGGDWLKPAKAGERVTAFLLSDGLTTWGQGRVEALVANHPSVETLRWMTYRFGESAVNQELFDALARASDGRVVNVLSGLEVDAAALAHRAASVVLARVEVKGTAVKDLVVAGRPRLVFPGQELQVAGRLPGEGAAELEVVTRVGEQERVLRVPLPRDTDSSFAPRAWAELFVSRLVSLDDERLDRMVVALSQHYRLANARASMLVLESEGDYTRYSVKNEQVDLQDLEGLRRKEEDQRRDKLLGIALDDVPDSGRQVVRKLSELKSQLGAMLRKQPLKDEPYAGGDERLQAELQYRTARRENRDDVLVYEAIARKRAFVGDTWGAVRALSSPVELRPTDAEALRLVGYGMLALGQYPAAAELFEHVRLNRPFEAQAFLEEALALDATGRYSEAARNYEIVLARNWPRHPSELRTAAAYHYARMLNGLARHPRAEGIASVLRARQAELAKLQQDGVAMDFQPIDYQLTTHWNSDNTDIDLWVIEPNGERCFYSHRTTQLGGKLFWDITDGLGPELYHARKAAPGPYHVVVHYYGNRSQRYVVPTALLLVSDRGVFTPEDEYRRRFQVRILPKNDALLLLRREEMIPVAKAP; translated from the coding sequence ATGCACCTGACGCGCGCCTCGGCCCTCCTGCTGTCGACGTGGCTCCTTCTCTCGGGCTGCACCCGTAGCACACCCGGTGAGCCCAAGCCTCCCACGCCTCCGTCGCAGCCGGCGTCCCCGGCAGCCACGGCATCGAAGGAAGAGGTGGAGCGCTTCAAGAAGGCAGGGCTGGCAGCTCCCGAGGCCGTACTCGCGGCCGCGGACACAGGAGCCGTGGACCTCGCGGAGCTGCGGGACTCCGTGGCGGATCCGCAGGTCATTACCGAAGAGCAGGTCGCCAAGCTCGAGGAGGCGGCACGCCCACGCCCCGCCCCCGCGGAACACGAGGCTCCCGGCGAGCCGATGGCGGAGAGGAGCGCGCCGGCCGAGGACGGAGTGGAAGGAGGAGTTGTCGGAGGCGTTGTGGGCGGAGTCGTTGGCGGTGTGCTCGGTGGCGCCGTAGCGCCAGCTCCCAGCGCTCCGCCTCCTCCGCCTCCTCCCCGGGCCTCAGCCCCTGCAGGAGCGAGAATGGCTCCCGCGAGGAACGCCACAAGCGGTGAGCTCTTCGGAATGAGCTCAGGTGGCGGAAACGCGCCGGAGCCCGCGAAGAAGGCCAAGGGCGGCAAGGAGGACACGCTCCCCACGCCGGTGCTTCCGAAGGTAGAGGCCGCGCCGCGCACGGCCAAGGTGCTGGTGACGAACGAGTCCGGACGCTACGCGCCGCTCAAGCTGCGCGCAGTGCGGGTGGTGACGTACATCCAGGGCTCCCGGGCGCGGACGGTGGTGGACCACCTCTTCGAGAACGACACGGCCCGCAGCCTGGAGGGGACCTTCTTCTACCCGCTGCCCGGAGGAGCGACGGTGGCGGGCTTCGCGCTCTACTCGGGCTCGGTGGCGGTGGACTCTCCCTCGCTCTTCCAGTCATCCGAGCTGCTGCCCTCGCTGGGCGACAGTTCGGGCAAGGAGGAAGAGCTGGCCTCCGCAGCCCCTCCGAGTCCTGCTGGTGCGAAGCGCTCTTGGGGCGAGCGCCAGGAGGCCCGCGTCGTCGAGCAGAAGCGAGCCCGGGAGGTCTACGAGGACGTGGTCCGCCGCAACGTGGATCCGGCGCTGCTGGAGTGGGCGGGGGCCTCGACGTTCAGCGCGAGGGTGTTCCCGCTGCCGCCCAAGTCGCTCAAGCGGGTCGTCATCGCCTACGAGCAGACGCTGCTCTTCGACGGCCAGCGCCTGCGCTATACGTGGCCGCTGCCTCCGGGAGCAGGACAAGGGGTGCAGGTCTCCGCGCGCGTGCACGTGGATCCGCGGCAGGTAGGCGAGGTGTCGGTGCAGCCCACTCCGGCGGGGAAGCCTCGGACGCTGGGCCCCTGGCAGGCGCATGATCTGCCCAAGCTTCAGGGAGACGGCACGCTGGCGGTGGCACTGGCGCCACGGAACGCGGACGCGGACGTGCTGGTGGGCAAGGACGCGGCGGGGCTTCCGGGACAGGCCTTCTACGCGCGGGTGCGGCTGCCCGAGAAGCTGACCTCGGGGGAGGGGGGCCCTCCCACGGGACGTGCGGTGCTGGTGGTGGACACCTCGCTGTCAGCGGACGACGGCAACGCCTGGGCGCTCCAGGCCGCCACGCTGCGAGCCCTGCTGGAGAAGGATGACTCGCTGAAGGAGTACGCGGTGCTGCTGTTCGACGTGCGCCCGCGCTGGCTCCACAGCCCGGGCTGGCGGCCCAACGACGTCGAGCACCGCCAGCAGACGTTCTCCGAGCTGGAGAACATCTTCCTGGAGGGGGCCTCGCACGTGGACGGAATGCTGGAGGAGCTGGACCATGCGGGAGGCGACTGGCTCAAGCCGGCCAAAGCGGGGGAGCGGGTGACGGCGTTCCTGCTCTCGGACGGCCTCACCACCTGGGGCCAGGGGCGCGTGGAGGCGCTGGTGGCCAACCACCCGAGCGTGGAGACGCTGCGGTGGATGACCTACCGCTTCGGCGAGTCGGCGGTGAACCAGGAGCTGTTCGACGCGCTGGCGCGTGCCAGCGACGGCCGCGTGGTGAACGTGCTGTCCGGCTTGGAGGTGGACGCGGCGGCCCTGGCACACCGTGCAGCCTCGGTCGTGCTGGCACGTGTGGAGGTGAAGGGCACGGCAGTGAAGGATCTGGTGGTGGCGGGCCGTCCGCGGCTCGTCTTCCCGGGCCAGGAGCTACAGGTGGCGGGGCGGCTGCCGGGCGAAGGCGCGGCGGAGCTGGAAGTGGTGACCCGCGTGGGCGAGCAAGAGCGCGTGCTGCGCGTGCCGCTGCCGCGCGACACGGACAGCAGCTTCGCGCCCCGGGCGTGGGCGGAGCTCTTCGTGTCGCGGCTCGTCTCACTGGATGACGAACGGCTGGACCGGATGGTGGTGGCGCTCAGCCAGCACTACCGGCTGGCCAACGCGCGAGCCTCCATGCTCGTGCTGGAGTCCGAGGGCGACTACACCCGCTACTCCGTGAAGAACGAGCAGGTGGACCTGCAGGACCTGGAGGGGCTGCGCAGGAAGGAAGAGGATCAGCGGCGCGACAAGCTGCTGGGTATCGCCCTGGATGACGTACCGGACTCGGGCCGGCAGGTGGTGCGTAAGCTGAGCGAGCTCAAGAGCCAGCTGGGAGCGATGTTGCGGAAGCAACCGCTCAAGGACGAGCCCTACGCGGGAGGGGACGAGCGCCTCCAGGCGGAGCTGCAGTACCGGACGGCGCGGCGCGAGAACCGGGATGACGTGCTCGTGTACGAAGCCATCGCGCGCAAGCGGGCCTTCGTGGGAGACACCTGGGGCGCGGTGCGGGCGCTCTCCTCACCGGTGGAGCTGCGGCCAACGGACGCCGAGGCGCTGCGCCTGGTGGGCTACGGCATGTTGGCGCTGGGCCAGTACCCGGCGGCGGCGGAGCTCTTCGAGCATGTGCGGCTCAACCGGCCCTTCGAAGCCCAGGCGTTCCTCGAGGAGGCGCTGGCGCTGGACGCGACAGGCCGCTACTCGGAGGCGGCGCGCAACTACGAGATCGTCCTGGCGCGCAACTGGCCGCGGCACCCTTCGGAGCTGAGGACGGCGGCGGCCTACCACTACGCCCGCATGCTCAACGGCCTGGCCCGGCACCCGCGTGCGGAGGGTATCGCGAGCGTGCTGCGCGCCCGGCAAGCCGAGCTGGCGAAGCTCCAGCAAGACGGAGTGGCCATGGACTTCCAGCCGATCGACTACCAGCTCACCACGCACTGGAACTCGGACAACACGGACATCGACCTCTGGGTGATCGAGCCCAACGGGGAGCGCTGCTTCTACTCCCACCGGACGACGCAGCTGGGCGGCAAGCTCTTCTGGGACATCACGGATGGATTGGGGCCGGAGCTGTACCACGCGCGCAAAGCGGCACCGGGGCCGTATCACGTGGTGGTGCACTACTACGGTAACCGCTCCCAGCGGTACGTCGTGCCCACGGCGCTGCTGCTGGTGAGTGACCGGGGCGTCTTCACACCGGAGGATGAGTACCGGCGGCGCTTCCAGGTGCGAATCCTGCCGAAGAACGACGCGCTGCTCCTGCTGCGCCGCGAGGAGATGATCCCGGTGGCCAAGGCCCCGTGA
- the traC gene encoding outer membrane exchange accessory lipoprotein TraC, producing MFTPAYPPRVPSRRLAALALCALFAVAGCTAFGRAVKEGDQFTTEHKWAEAEAAYLRALAADPDASEVTVKLRSVRKEWSKETYDQAQSVHATGDLPGAQKLLLRALELDGENEPARTLLTQTLDARVAAGQAALKEERLQDARAEFDAVLAVSPDHVAARKGVDAVQVAWARRWFKTAQQLEESGKLGNALLAYLRADQERVGATAARERAEAVRQKLRDEVAYLVVATPVEDKAQAPDVAQRLAAGRLASMLPKEVPIRVVTEAPESKVGVKLDLTLERVLPLKAVEPFQKTQRYLAGNRSVPNPKRRQFEDRLLNAERTLEEVERKQAVALRDYLRRQAELNTVRQTAERCRERERKTCLEIIQRCGEAVREVEQAGQVPEECNPTACATRQCGQEEALLAQNAAVVLQLEKQLDASLEQNEQQRREVQRGRDTMFREPITVEEPMYSDFVYDVELHRLTVKATVTSVLRELMSAQAPPAPVTQDYEVKHEDSSNKGYDRYGVLADPVQLRNELELRVEVGDTAMADLAHRVMERFDAYRQKRVEDARRGMVRPGAEDVVETSVRVLLLTADKPPSDILLPVTQARGLQRPESLFNK from the coding sequence GTGTTCACGCCTGCATACCCCCCCCGTGTTCCCTCGCGCCGGCTCGCGGCGCTTGCGCTGTGCGCCCTGTTCGCCGTGGCGGGCTGTACCGCCTTTGGCCGTGCCGTGAAGGAGGGTGACCAGTTCACCACCGAGCACAAATGGGCCGAGGCCGAGGCCGCCTACCTGCGCGCGCTCGCCGCGGATCCCGACGCGTCCGAGGTGACGGTCAAGCTGCGCTCCGTGCGCAAGGAGTGGAGCAAGGAGACCTACGACCAGGCCCAGAGCGTCCACGCCACCGGCGATCTGCCCGGCGCCCAGAAGCTGCTGCTCCGGGCCCTGGAGCTGGATGGAGAGAATGAGCCCGCGCGGACGTTGCTGACGCAGACGCTGGACGCGCGCGTGGCCGCAGGGCAGGCGGCGCTGAAGGAGGAGCGGCTGCAGGATGCGCGCGCCGAGTTCGACGCGGTGTTGGCCGTCTCGCCGGACCACGTGGCAGCTCGCAAAGGTGTGGATGCGGTGCAGGTAGCCTGGGCCCGGCGCTGGTTCAAGACGGCCCAGCAGCTCGAGGAGAGCGGGAAGCTGGGCAACGCGCTGCTGGCGTACCTGCGCGCGGACCAGGAGCGCGTGGGTGCCACCGCGGCCCGCGAGCGCGCCGAGGCCGTGCGTCAGAAGCTGCGCGATGAGGTGGCCTACCTGGTGGTGGCTACCCCCGTGGAGGACAAGGCTCAGGCGCCGGATGTGGCCCAGCGGCTGGCCGCTGGACGGCTGGCCTCGATGCTCCCCAAGGAAGTGCCCATCCGTGTGGTGACGGAAGCTCCCGAGTCCAAGGTGGGTGTGAAGCTGGACCTGACCCTGGAGCGGGTGCTGCCCCTCAAGGCCGTGGAGCCCTTCCAGAAGACCCAGCGGTATCTGGCTGGCAATCGCTCCGTGCCCAACCCCAAGCGCCGGCAGTTCGAGGACCGGCTGCTCAACGCCGAGCGCACGCTGGAGGAGGTGGAGCGCAAGCAGGCCGTGGCGCTGCGCGACTACCTGCGCCGGCAGGCGGAGCTGAACACCGTGCGCCAGACGGCCGAGCGCTGCCGCGAGCGCGAGCGCAAGACCTGCCTGGAGATCATCCAGCGGTGCGGCGAGGCCGTCCGGGAGGTGGAGCAGGCTGGGCAGGTGCCCGAGGAGTGCAACCCGACGGCGTGCGCCACCCGTCAGTGCGGCCAGGAGGAAGCACTGCTGGCTCAGAATGCTGCCGTGGTGCTGCAGTTGGAGAAGCAGTTGGACGCGAGCTTGGAGCAGAACGAGCAGCAGCGGCGTGAGGTCCAACGCGGCCGGGACACCATGTTCCGCGAGCCCATCACGGTGGAGGAGCCGATGTACTCGGACTTCGTCTACGACGTGGAGCTGCACCGGCTCACCGTGAAGGCCACGGTCACCTCCGTGCTTCGGGAGCTGATGTCGGCCCAGGCCCCGCCCGCACCGGTGACGCAGGACTATGAGGTGAAGCACGAGGACTCCAGCAACAAGGGCTATGACCGGTATGGCGTGCTGGCGGATCCGGTGCAGCTGCGCAACGAGCTGGAGCTGCGCGTGGAGGTGGGCGACACGGCCATGGCGGACCTGGCCCACCGCGTGATGGAGCGCTTCGACGCGTATCGCCAGAAGCGGGTGGAGGATGCGCGCCGCGGCATGGTGCGCCCCGGCGCCGAGGATGTGGTGGAGACGTCGGTGCGGGTGCTGCTGCTGACCGCGGACAAGCCGCCCTCGGACATCCTCCTGCCTGTGACCCAGGCTCGGGGCCTGCAGCGCCCAGAGTCCCTCTTCAACAAGTGA